A window of Acropora muricata isolate sample 2 chromosome 6, ASM3666990v1, whole genome shotgun sequence genomic DNA:
ATGAACTTGTTTGAAATTCAATGCATTTGCTAATTAAGGCTAATTAAATCTTTTTTTAACATTACTGCTACTCTGAGAACTAATGCCTCCAGCTGAAATAATTTCTCCTCTTGTAGAATCTAGCCTTTTTTATCACACACATACCCTCTTGGTCATACCAACAGAAAACACAATATACCCTAAACATTAAATTCTTAAGCATCATTGGCAACGAGGCTTCATGTTTTAGATTAATTTTACAGTTTCAACATGACAAAGAAACTCATTTTTCTAAGTAtatgtagaaaagaaaatttgtacTCATTATACTGCACTCATTCTCAAATCCAAAGCTTGTGACTACAAACTTCAAGACAGCttacagtcaaactaagtgaagcgtacccctcaagattgcattaatgaactGATTATTTGAAACTTGAACCCGCTAGttgtttcaagaatgcaataatgaattgattattcgaaATTGAACTCGCTCGCTCGATCGAAGAATACGGTTAATGGGTTCCGTTTTCGAAAAATCAATTCAGTGTTGCGACTAGTAAGTTTCAAACCTACTAGTCTTTTCTGGAATGTAATAGTGAATTGATTTTTCGGAAACGGAACCCATTAGCTGTATTCTTCGATCGAGCGAGCGAGTTCAATattcgaataatcaattcattaaatattgcattcttgaaacgactagcgggttcaaatttcaaataataagttcattaatgcaatcttgaggggtacgcttcacttagtttgactgtaaTGCACTAACCAAGTTGAACCTATCTAATCACTGCTTTCAGTAACGGCTTACACTGAGGGTGTTCATATATTAGGAGACTTGTGGGAGCTGCTATGGTACACTCTTTCCTATCTATTTTTAACTAGTGAAATGTGTGAAAAGCAATGAACATATTAGCAGTTGGTTGGGCTGAAGTCGCTCCATGGAtcaaccaattttttttttctagagaTAAGATCTAAGATCATCAAGATCATAATAATGCATTCAAGATCGAGATCATCAAGATCATGTGCGTTCCATTGTAGGGGTACAGAATGGTCTATGAGAAAGTGATGCATCTCAGAAAATATCAGCCCAGTCTCGAAATCTCGTCTTTCTAAACAAGAGTCTCAGAATCTTGTGTTTGCTGCACGTTGAACAGTCTTGAAGTTTTGAACTTTTATAATGCGGTCTCGGATttaccattctatacccctcaTTGTGCACCAGTTTCAAAGAACATTTTGTCATGAAAGCATTGGCCTTAAAAGGAGATCTGAAACATCATGTATTTGAGCCAAGAGTCAAACTGCATGATGAAGACTACCAGTTACcttcatttcaaaacaaaatagcCTCCTCTTGGCCATTGTTGCCTAAAATTGCCCAACCTTTTCTCCATTACTGCCAAATTTCTCTCCAAAATATTGTTAGGACCACCTACAAACAACTCCATCATATCAAGGCAATTAACTTTGCTATCCCAcatgatagtaataatattgtCTTTTTATGACTGTTACATACTGTTTGTAGCAATCCACTCATTGTGATCAATGCTTGGAGGAAGTGGCACCAGTTCCTTGAGCTCAGACATTTCTCTGATAAGACTGTTTGAATAGCATTCTTCCATGTATGGTTTATCCTCTTTTATTTCTGGTTCAACAATTTTCTTCTTTCCCTTCCTATTGTCAAACAAAAAATCACAGGTTGACGATGAGCAATATACCCTAAAATACGGAAAACTGTTGTGATGTTGTTATTTCTGAATTCATGTTTAAATAGAATGAAGTGTTACAGATTATGCTCATCAAGAATATATGAACTCACAAGTTGGTGATATAATAATCACTTGCTGTGTACTCCTAtagaaatataattattatatttctaTAGGAGTACGCAAGAACTGATTCCCTAAGGAACAGAATATCTATACAGTTAGTTATCTTTCTGAACGAAGCAATAGAATACTCTCCTGGAAAGTATTCTATTGCTTCGTTCAGAAAGATAACTGTATAGATTTTGGAATCCAAAAGAGAAAATAGAAGGAGGCATGCTGATGGCTATTCACCAAGAAATACTTACTACTCACAGGTAAGTTAGGAATTATAATACCAATTGTCTGAGCAAGAAATCAATCATAAGAGGCAtctacaaagacaaaaaaaggaGGTCCCTAGGCAAAGTACTAGTAGGCTTACTGTGGCTCCACCTGAAGTCTTTCTACATAAACTGCAGAAATATTTTGCTACATTTCTTATCTGAATATTTCATGGACTGCAGTAATGGATGAACCATTTACCAATTACAAGGAAATGCAGTTTCAATCATTGAAACCCAAATCCAAGCAGTTCTCAAACAACTTTGTTATTTTGTAGCAGAGGAGATTTAATTGACAGTTGTTCTAGATTTGAAAGGGCCTCAGCTTTGGAGGACTATAGATAATGAGAGGGGTACTTTAAAGCTCTTCAGATTTTCTGTCTGTGAACAATGCTCTGTAAATAAGTGCTGTGTATCCAATTCCACCAAAATTGAATACATTTTCACCAACATTTTCTTTGGGTCAAAAGACAGTGATCAAACACAGAAAACATTAAATATGACCCAgtaaactttgaaaaatttaccttAGAATTCTGGTCATGAtttaaatgcaatgaaatgtttcatatcgTTTTAAATTATggttgaaaaatgaaataagctTGGTAACTTTGTCAAGACAAGGAGACGGCTAAATTAAAAAGGATTAGGCAAATACTTCAATGTAAACAACTCTACGGAGAAATTTGCTGACGTGCGAGGCACACTTGAAACTCGCCAAAGATTGCCTTCAGGCAATCTCCTTAAAATTCTATATGAATATAAGCTCTTGGTATTGTCAATTTTGGTGAAATTCTCGTTGGGTTTCTCTTCAGTCAAATGCCTCTTTATTAGTTCAATAAACAGATAGCACAACTGAAAATTATGACAACGCGAGATGACGATATATTTGCATTGAATTCGAAATTAGAAAAATGTCGTGATCGATCGCCTGATTGCATTATAATCACTCTTGCGCATTTACTATTCAAAGATCAAACCCTAATTTATTGCTAGAATATTTCCTGTgtattcacaaaaaaaaaaacaaaaaaaaaaacaagcaatcTCTTGCTTTCTTTTTATGGACCGCACCCAAAGAAAATTGTGGAAAAACGCCAAGAGGATAGTGACATTTTATGCAAACACGAAAAATTGCCCGGTTCAATTCACCAACTCACCCCATCAACCATTCCATGATGTTGGAGAGCTAAACCGGCTCCTCTAGAACACTTAAACATTGGAGAGGTTTTCCTAAACGGAGCTTCACTCTACATAACAGTAAAGAAGTCAAAGACAACTCTCAAAAATTCGTATAAACCATATAGCTGATCGCAAAACGGAAAATTCTCACAGAACGCTCTTAATGTTCATTCCCATTCCCCGTCGGCTATTTCACCGCTGCTAACCACTCGCTGGCTCGACTTTGGGTATAAATGGGCGGAATTGTCCACTTGACGGAGTGAACGTTGTGTGGAgggtttttcatctttttccacCATTGGATTCCTCTCAAGGCGCTTGGATGGCCATGTGAGACCTATTTTTACCAGTTAAAAGTATGAAAGAGGCTCTTACAACTAGTTTCGAGTGATTCCAGGTGAGCTTAAAGCTACTGATTAGGGAACCATAGTTTAACTTAAAAGGCGCGCGGTTTCATTTTGGCTTGCATTCTTCCGGTTACTAAATTCCTTTTACAAGTGAATTTACATATTGCTGCTTCATTAAGTTGTTTTAATAAGAAGTAAAGAAGATATTTCCTAATAGAAGAGAATTTGCTGTGCAAATATGCCACGACGTAGTTCAATATGCTTTGACGTTTTGTGCATGATCATGAGCTGCACCCGTGGCGATAGGTTTAATTTCAACTTAGGTTGTGCAATGGTAACAGCTTATTTGCACCTCGTTTAAGCTTTGGCCAAAACACTATTCAGGTTTGCGGCGTGGTTTTGTAACTACGATAAGCTGTTTTGTCTTCTAGCCAATATGTTTAGCAAGTCGAAAAACTAAGCAAACCGGCGTCgcaaactttttcttttcattgaagATCGATTTGCCCTGACAAGTATgatatgttgaaaaaaaaaaaaaagatatgttAAACGACAATTGGTTCTGTACAATTGTCTTTTGCAATTAATACTAATTTGATCATTACTTATCTGTTATTCCATTATTTGTAGGGCTTATTTACAATAGGTTTAATATATAGTTTTGATCTTTCGATTTGAAAATGAATCTTATATTACACATGGCCttatgaaatacaaaaataaattacatatttcttagaattttaattttgtatCTGTTTTGCTATACACGTTTGTTTTTGTCCTTTCTTGAAATATAATCTTAAAGATTCACTATGCTTCAAattattttgaataataattattcattcatGGGCTACTTTGATGAAGGTGTAGTCAAGGTAATCAGAGCTTTACATTTATAAAGATAAGTGTGTTATTCACACAGGAAGTTAAAGTGGTGgacttgtattttgcatttcCTAGGATCAAGTTCTCCTGCAATGTCACCCCCTGTAGTTTTTTTGCTGGGTTCAATTGAAGCAACAGCTAGTTCTAATTCAGCCAACTACACTTGCCAGCACCAATTGGAATTCTTAACATAAACCCATGAATAATTTCTATCAGTTTTTATTCCTGTTTTAGAacataataattgaaggggtgtgtggaataaggcttTAAGtgccttttgatgcaatgtcaaattctcctagtcattcataactgaatacaaggaaatttggaaggagaatctggtagtTTATctgaagtcacttaaggcttttctccaggcaaccCTGCAATTATTGATGAAGTACTCTATAGATGTGCTCCCTGTTTATCATCACAGctggtaaatttttttttttaagactgACAAAGCAGTGACAGGCATCATTGCTGATTGTATCTGCTCAGTACATTACCTGGAATAGAAATTTGTCTCATTTTAGACCCTTTGATACTGGTTGTTTTGCCCTTAGGGCtcagtaaaatgaatgaaagatcttttttttttcttttagcagttgaattttcaacaattccaggtcATTTTAGGCAGTAGTGAGTGATGTTTACGGATgttaaattttactggttacctCCTGTAAAGGAGAgcactataataatattgttcacACTGAAAGCAGGGTTGGTGCCATGGTGAGAAAACTTTCCTTATCTGCCAGTGTAGCCTTGGATCGATTCCTGACTCAATGCCATATGTGGGTTGATTTGGTTCGTCCTTGACTCTGCTTTGAgaagttttcccctctcacccaagactaattaacagttattcctcaAGCCCTCATGGGCTATGattcaatagcccatgaggccgaaggccgaatgggctattgattcagagcccatgagggcaagaggaataattgttttagtaaaatccaactagttggtgaaaaaaatatcgagactaaacatctttcgctagttaaagccattattttggttttcaaagccggcgcttttcgctactagtgggctataaaaaatagcctactagtagctcaaccaatcagaacacagtaTTGGTAATACAcgagttggattttactaatatgtGATAATTTGATTACTTTTTCTAAAATCTCAGGTAAACCCTGATGTTTCAATAAAGTATTAACACCTGTGGTCCATACGGACAGGTGCCGTAATAGTTTTATCTTTCATCATTCACGCACGCTttgtaaaagctgacttttattgtatgataccaaatttttaatattttaataagtATGTCATTAATTCTTATATATTTCTTAATGTTGTAAATGAATGCGTAATTCAACCTTTGGTTACAATGTTTTTCAAATAAActctgtctatctatctatctaataattattattactcttgAAAGGATTAGTGTTGTACATAAAATCGTGAAAGCTGCATTATTGATATGATGTAAGTGAAAAATTTATAGCTAATTTCTGCTTTGGAAGTTGGCCAGATCAAAAAAGTTGCAACCATATTAGTTAGAACTAAACCTGTGAGatacaggggtttcaataagttctgaaaTATGTGGGAGACCCTCTAAAGGTAGGCAGCTGTAACACTTCAGAGGCTGTAAGGTACCTCCCTCAAGGGGGTCTGGGAGCAATTACTCTTCCAGAAACATTTGTAATCTAGAagccatttcctgcattctggcatcaaattcagtaataaatattgattaagtaaCAACAAACTAGCATAGAAAGTAGGCAGTGATGATTTGGGAAGTAAAGGGCAAAATTCACTGGTTGccgcttctattgaaacccctggaGATGTTTAGTCCCTTTTTGTACCGCTTGATATGCAGATCAGATGCAATGCATTGCTCTGTAAACTGTTTCATAGTGTGCAAAAACATGTGTCCAATATGATGGAACAAGGAGTACTCTGATCGAATCATACTCTAATCTCCACTACAGACCCCCACTTATAAAGACATAACAAGATGTTTAAACATTGCTTGAATGTGTCTAGGTTTTAGGTTTTGCAACCGTAAAGGAATTCCTGGGGCAGAACTTTGTGGCAATTGAACTGCAATTTGAACCAAGTCATTTGGAGCACAATGGCAGAAGCTAAGGAGCTGCTATCTATTAGTGACTTTTATGCAGAAAAGACTATTTTGCTTACTGGTGGAACAGGATTTCTTGGCAAAGTTGTGACTGAGAAGCTGCTAAGAGCCTGCCCTCTTGTCAAGAAGATCTATCTATTGACAAGAACCCGACAAGGTGTTAAACCACAACAGAGGATTGAAGAGATGTTACAGTCTGTGGTAGGCATTGCAGATATTATAATTTTCTACTTCTGCATCCATGGATGAGATTTGTGGATATTGGGATTTTGGGATGAacccaaatttaaaaaaaatgaataaaaaacagAAGTGATGTTATGTAATAGGGGTGTGAAGAACTTCTGACTGGCTGGGTACAGTCACTTTGCATTATGTTCCATTTCATTTTGTACTTATTAGGCGATTATTATTCACCAAACAACAGCTTGTGTATGTACTAGCTGTGGTTTTCTGCCATTTTGCACTGcatatttaaataatattacaaTGAGTTGCTTTCTTGACATcattaaataaagttattttcaTCTTTCATGTGCCACATAGACCCTCACTTTAGGGCTCTCTGCCAGGGGCCCCTCACTTTAAGCTTGACTAGTAAAATTCattaattcataagagttatgaTCAATCAATGGGCAGGATTGAGTCACATTTGCACCTCTGTAAATGCCActacaaatcaactggggttgatgaatcattaatcagttgtattaacttttgatacataCTAGCTCTGACTCAGCAACTattattcattaacttttgatacaaaTCTCTcctattgttttattttatgagTACAATAAAATGTTATTTGTTCGATTTGTATGGGCTTTACAATGACTCACCTTCAGCTTGCCAGTGTAACTTCCCATACAGATCTACAGCTCATGTTTTATACACTACTAATAAACAAGTTGTCTCATTAGGGCCCTGATTACATTGCACAGTAGGTTTTACGATGAGTCATGTATCACTGATTTATGCAGCTGTATGTTCTACCAGCTTTTTATGAACTCTGCATTAAGGCACAGTTGACCTAccaaaatatataattattgactTTGGCTGCCTGTGTTACAAGCATCCAAAATCAACATTAACCAAGGATTGCAGAGGGGTCTCTGGGTATAGTGTTAAGAGGAAACTTCATGTGGGCCAAGTGGTATTAAAAGCACTGAATAAAATTACAATGCAGTTCTTCATAAGAGTAATAACTATTAAAAGGTTTTTGCTTCATCTACACCTCTCCCTTCAAGCCCCAAATTTTTGTGTGACTGCATGTATAATATTATGTTAGGGTCAGGATTGTGTATGTGTAAGGTGATATTTTACTGTCATGGATCAATTTGCAGGTGTTTGATAAAGTCAGAGAAACAGTAGTAGACTTCAAAAGTAAAGTTGTACCTGTCATGGGTGACATTGCTGAGGAAAATCTTGGATTATCTGAAGAAGATTGGGAAATGCTACAAGAAAATATTGAGATTGTCTTCCATTCGGCAGCTACTGTTCGATTTGATGAGGATTTAAAGTGAGTCTACAAACCTTTtcagttaaaaatgaaaaaattgttGTCCAGCAATTGCATTCTAGCTGGCTCAAGTTTTGCAGTATAAGTGTTAATTAGGTTCAGGACAGTGAAGTATTTGTTTTTCTCTGTTTGTACATGTGGTTGTCACAGATCTTTTTGTTCTGATTTTTTTTAGGGATGCAATGTCTTTGAATCTTAAAGGAACACAGAATATAATAAAGTTGTGCAGAGGAATGAAGCATCTTGAGGTAGGGATTCCAGCCAAACGAAGGAAGCTTATGCAAAGAAAACAGCAATGGCAAAAGAAGCTTAAATATGTGACTCTGTACAACAATTAAGCTTTCTGAGttaaattgtttttattattattatgatgatgatgatcatcatcatcttaaTATTCTTGCTCATGTTATGTAATTGGGAAGTCTCTGAGAACCTTTTCTCTTCACTTGGAATCTTTTTTTTAGCCAGACAGTcacaaaatttgtaaaattgatgtgtttgacttgtttttcctttttttcttttttaggttATGGTTCATGTTTCCACTGCATATGCAAACTGCGATCAGGAAACCATAGAGGAAAGAATTTACCCACCTCAAGTCGACCCTGAAAGACTTTCCAGCTCTATTGGGTTTGTACTCTCCTTAATATACAACTTATGGTGATCAtgtttttgcattaattattttttgtttttgtttttgtttttgtttttttccatttgcttcTACAGTTGGATGGATAACAACATGGTCAACGCACTGACACCTCATTTGATTGGCAATCGGCCCAACACATACACCTTTACAAAGAGTTTAGCTGAGCATGTTCTACTTCAGGAGGTTGAGAATTTTCCTATTGCCATTTTTCGTCCATCCATTATTGGTGCTGCTTTAAAAGAACCTTATGAAGTAAGTTTTTTTTCAGGTCATCAGGACATGACTGTGATCCCACATGAAAGCATAATTATATCTTTTTTTTATGACATTTTTTTCCTGCAACAATAGTAACATTTACAAGTAAACACAAACGATATCTCCCGACGTTTTGGTGACTTCATGATGGGTATTACTACTGATGAGTCACATCATTAATCAACAGTGCGTAGTGTACCAGTACCATTACTAAATCGTTGTTAATACCAATTGTAGCATTAATGATCAAAGTGGGTATAAGGACCATTATAACaaattcaatagcgcgagcatgcttcatattcttattgagcacgctaataaCGTCAGCAATATAACAGCTCGTTGAatttgttataaaacaattagttcatgcgtccGCTGTGGGTATGTCGAGAAAttgagcacttgggaagtttggagagcactcaagaggctagagttgcactcggctgtgcctcgtgcaactcttacgcctctttcgtgctctccaaacttcccgcgtGGTCAATATCTCGACTACGCAtgctgacgcatgaactaattgttaattataacatagccagccaagcaatttgctaATTCATCATCAGTGTCTTAGCTCCGTAAACTTATGGAGAGTGATGATGCTAGGAAGCCAATGAAATGCTTGCATACAAGTTCATAAGCTTTCTGAGTGAATGGGTTAGAATAAACTAGAGTTTAACAAAATGATATCATTGTTATAAAACAGTTGGGTCAGGTTTAGCTTGTGTCTGTTGAGTTATGATTCTGCACCCGGGAAGGTAGAGGCACTCCTAGCTATTGCTGCACATTTTTTACCATGGAAggaatatttgttgttgtttttttattttatttatttatttagtttttgcTAAGGACATGATTTTAGAAGTGCCAGCCTTAGtttgttttatatttttatcCACAGGGATGGATTGATAATTTCAATGGGCCAAGTGGTCTTTTTGTTGCTGTAAGTAATGTTTGAATCAACCATAAAGTCTGTTAGTTTAACAATGCTCTAATGTGAGTCTCTTTAGCCTACAGGGTTGTATATGATTGTATATATTCACTTGTACCAATTCATTTCGATCTTCTTATATgcataattttcttttgtcaaggcTGGAAAAGGAGTACTGAGGTCCATGATTGGTGATTTTAATGCTGTTGCAGATCTCATTCCTGTTGATTATTGTGCTAACATGATGCTCGCAATTGCTTGGCACAGAGTTGTTAAAAGGTAAAAAATTGCTCAACATGGTTGCAGTCCAAgagttattttgttttcctcaTCCTAGTGCTCAGAGTACAGTATTTGTCATGGTTATTTTTAACAAGACATGTAAGTTTGATCACCCACTTTTTGCATCAAAATTCCACAGCCCTCACTAAGACGACATGTATATTGTTGAAGAACACAGGAAATAATTTACTGTGGCTTGTATGTCTTGTAGTAATCTTCCGGTTGATTTTAGGTATGCCGAAAGTTCTCCAAATTTATTGGGCCTCAGTGATGCAGTACATAatgatttattaattttatttcctaaAGAGCCATCTTAACTAAAGAATGCCTTTTTTATCAGGCATTCAATTATTCCAGTCTACCACCTAACAACTGGAAAACTAAATGGATGCACTTGGGGTTCCATTTGTAAGTACCAATAACATAATTATTGTGATAAAGTACATCAGTTACAAGATGAGGGCATGATTGCCTCCTACTGTGAGCTCTTGAAACTCTGGGACTATTGTTATGCattgctggaaataacagtcagTCACTGGACATTGTCCGAACAACtattgaaagtgtgcagtcaATTTCAcaccagcacatcttgagttaCCTTCTTCAAGGTGATGTCCGGTCCAATTTGTAAAATGTCCGACCTAAAGAAAGATTTGTGGATAATGAAGAATTATTTGCAGCACTGTTTGCTGGTTGAAATAGTGTTTGTGATGTTTGATAATTATtccaattttgaacaaaattcaaTCACAAATACCTGTGGCACATCGCTTCCCAATAATAGGCAATACTCCAACATTGAGATGAGATTATCACATTTCAATGGGCCttcatataataattatcatgattTGAAATTTTTGCAGGTTCAATCTTGACCAAAATCTACAGCATATATCCTTTTGAGAAAGTCTTTAGACGACCAAACTTTGCATTTCAATCAACGAAGTGAGTGTAGATACGTATTCACGCAGATCTGAACACCAATCATGCGTTGGTTTATTCTCTCGCAGACTCTAAATTCCGCAAACTTGGCATGCACACAGATTTTACACGAAGATTTGGTATaactaaagaaataaatacaaagtaaagaaaacgaaaagaactgaataaaagaaataataaaaaattaatattaacaatattTGTTGAATGATATTGAACAATACTGTGAGATTGAAAAACCGAGCACGTGTCCTAAACCACAACAGTAGGGAATTTAACAAgttacgacggcaactgcaacgaaaacgtcacattaaaattgaactttgcgttaagtcaagtcttttgcgattgttccatgttgatcacgttatacaaaataggcgaactacATTTTAGCCTTCTTGGCACGAATGGTGTTCATGTAAAGGcgaagaatgaaagatttactgctgcgggctcgcgttgtcgtcagaacctctgatatgaaaatttcacgtcgtcgttcggtagactacgtcaaaacattgcaccaaaaagcgtgccgcacgtgtagcacgattatttttcttcactcaaccaatcaaatcattgatttgtggcgttgacgttgccgtcgtcaaatcttaaattccctagtAATAGCGTACCAGTGTCGCGCAGACTGAACACAAATAAAATGAACGTTTTGGGATCAACTCATGTCGTTTTATGTATAAGTTCCCCTAACTCTAATCGTTAAAGTGAGACCCAAATTAAATTCATATTGGGTCAGATTGTCCAGCTTTTTCCAGTTCCCCTTGACTTTCATGTGAGGCTGTTTTAGGTTAGGGTCTAGGGGAGACATGTGGCAGGAAAGATGTGGAATGGGCTCGGGTGTGAATTATTGTCCAGCTCTAGTGCTTGGACAGCTTGAAGTTGTTGAGAACTGGGCATTTTACCTTGTGCCTTTCTTTTGCTTGGAGTCATTGTAGACTGAAGCCCCAGACATTCATTTTAGAGATACAAATCTAACGATACGAGAGAATAACCCAAGCAAAACAATGGTAATAAACATAGTCATTTGGTTTACACTTTAGGTTGATGCATAACTATTGGCGTTACATAAGTCACAGAATCCCCGCCCTCATTGCTGACATGACTTCATTTTGTGCTGGACAGAGACCAGTGTAAGTTCATCACATAACTGTTGCTATTCATTGTTATTAACACAAACTTAGCTTGATTGTAAGCTTTAAAGTTCTTAGCTTGGGTGTTGGTTCCAAGAAGTGAACCAAGGATTTCAGGGGTCTGGTCACTTCggaatagtaataataatgggaatttgcagtggcacctccacagagtggctattcgtccactgaaatctggatcgaattagaatttggaaatgtGGGTTTTGGAGGACGGGAAGACCGGAGTACCCGGAAAAAAAAGCTATCGgaacagagaagagaaccaacaacaaactcgaTCCCGAGCCACTGCGCCATCTGCTCCCTTCGTTCCATCTCTCAAGGACTTTTCTTAGTGTTGGTAGAGTAAGCACTGCTGTCTTTATGTTTgttggttgttgtttttttcttcttttactttttgaaaAAACTAGCAGGCTCACCTAAAGTTG
This region includes:
- the LOC136918902 gene encoding fatty acyl-CoA reductase 1-like — protein: MAEAKELLSISDFYAEKTILLTGGTGFLGKVVTEKLLRACPLVKKIYLLTRTRQGVKPQQRIEEMLQSVVFDKVRETVVDFKSKVVPVMGDIAEENLGLSEEDWEMLQENIEIVFHSAATVRFDEDLKDAMSLNLKGTQNIIKLCRGMKHLEVMVHVSTAYANCDQETIEERIYPPQVDPERLSSSIGWMDNNMVNALTPHLIGNRPNTYTFTKSLAEHVLLQEVENFPIAIFRPSIIGAALKEPYEGWIDNFNGPSGLFVAAGKGVLRSMIGDFNAVADLIPVDYCANMMLAIAWHRVVKRHSIIPVYHLTTGKLNGCTWGSICSILTKIYSIYPFEKVFRRPNFAFQSTKLMHNYWRYISHRIPALIADMTSFCAGQRPVMNRIYGKIERATKSLIYFTSRGWEFSMENYRGLIEDMSPQDREIFYFDVEKLDWDVYFNRYVIGLKKFLLKEDLANLPLAQSRIRRLRNIRWTMYFCLLLLCSWLVIKRFPAAQTAWAQCLSGVYRLARFLEPLKLSN